TTCCCGATCATGAGCGCTGCATCGGTTTTGGTAGTACCAGAAGGAAGTCGAAAGTTTTTCGGGAAAGTTTGAAGCAATGCTGCTTCTCTCATGGTTATATTCCTATTTTCTTCAGGGTGAAGAAAGCGTCCCTTGGAAGGATTGCAGCAACCCCCGGTTATGGTAGGCGCGACCTTGTCCCAGGCCATACGCCCATACACATCCTTAAATCCATCGGATCGTTGGTGGCAAGGTCGCTGTATTTCTATCGGGAGATCACCCCGACTCCCACCGTCCTTAGGTACACGCGAAATCCACTCTTTCATTTTTGCAGTTCTTTTTTCAGGCATATCATGTAATGGGTCACCGCTTAAACCAGCAGGTTTAAGCTTTTCAATTGCCATCCGAACGGTTTTTTCTTTATTGGACTTTGAACCAAAAGGAATTTTAAAACCATGGCCAGCAAGCATTACCAGCCGTCGCCTTCTCTGTGGCACACCATATTGGCTTACATTAAGAACAGACCAGGTAGGGATATAACCATCTTTACGAATAGAGCGCAGAAATTCCTTAAAAACAGATTTGTCGGCCAAACCGGGGACATTTTCCATCATTATGGCCTTGGGCATAAATGTTCTAACAAACCGAGCCATTTCGATGACTAATCGATTCCGGCGATCTTTGTTGACACATGCTCCATTTCTTGTCCGTAATGTCGAAAACCCCTGACATGGAGGACAGCCCGCCAAAAGATCCAACTCGCCAGGACTAAG
Above is a window of Syntrophales bacterium DNA encoding:
- a CDS encoding DNA cytosine methyltransferase, which translates into the protein MMKKEKVKNNLEKKTAIDLFSGCGGMSYGLRRASFNVVAALEINTVATASYKLNHPKTKLKVTDIRKVDGREWMEELDLSPGELDLLAGCPPCQGFSTLRTRNGACVNKDRRNRLVIEMARFVRTFMPKAIMMENVPGLADKSVFKEFLRSIRKDGYIPTWSVLNVSQYGVPQRRRRLVMLAGHGFKIPFGSKSNKEKTVRMAIEKLKPAGLSGDPLHDMPEKRTAKMKEWISRVPKDGGSRGDLPIEIQRPCHQRSDGFKDVYGRMAWDKVAPTITGGCCNPSKGRFLHPEENRNITMREAALLQTFPKNFRLPSGTTKTDAALMIG